In one Brevibacillus composti genomic region, the following are encoded:
- the kamA gene encoding lysine 2,3-aminomutase, with amino-acid sequence MTLATLRDWRQIELWKDVTEEQWNDWMWQLTHTIRTVDELKQVINLTPEEEEGVRISNQTIPLNITPYYALLMDPDDPKDPVRMQSVPLSSEMVRTKYDMEDPLHEDTDSPVPGLTHRYPDRVLFLVTNQCSMYCRYCTRRRFSGQIGMGVPKKQLDACIDYIRNTPEVRDVLISGGDGLLINDRILEYILSNLRAIPHVEIIRIGTRAPVVFPQRITENLCNILKKYHPVWLNTHFNHPKEITPEAKKACEMLANAGVPLGNQSVILAGINDCPFTMKKLMQDLVKIRVRPYYIYQCDLSEGIGHFRTPVSKGIEIIEHLRGHTSGYAVPTFVVDAPHGGGKIPVMPNYIVSQSADKVVLRNFEGVITAYPEPKEYHAHDEENCEYCKAAKGKAVGIAALMKDEADNLEPVGLQRNKRIKATKVKSLADVRKEQQEKKNTGDEKQASGK; translated from the coding sequence ATGACGCTGGCTACTTTGCGCGACTGGCGCCAGATTGAACTATGGAAGGACGTTACGGAAGAACAGTGGAATGACTGGATGTGGCAGTTGACCCATACGATTCGTACGGTGGATGAATTGAAGCAAGTCATTAATCTGACACCGGAGGAAGAAGAAGGGGTTCGCATCTCCAACCAGACCATCCCGCTCAACATTACTCCTTACTACGCCCTCCTGATGGACCCGGATGATCCGAAGGACCCGGTGCGCATGCAGTCTGTGCCGCTCTCCTCGGAGATGGTGCGGACCAAATACGACATGGAAGACCCGCTCCACGAGGATACGGACTCTCCCGTGCCGGGGCTGACACACCGCTACCCGGACCGCGTGCTGTTTCTGGTGACGAATCAGTGCTCCATGTACTGCCGCTACTGTACGCGCCGCCGCTTCTCCGGCCAAATCGGCATGGGCGTGCCGAAAAAGCAGCTCGATGCCTGTATCGACTATATCCGCAACACGCCAGAGGTGCGCGACGTCCTCATTTCCGGCGGGGACGGCCTCTTGATCAACGACCGCATCTTGGAGTACATCCTGAGCAATCTGCGGGCGATCCCCCATGTGGAGATTATTCGCATCGGCACGCGTGCTCCGGTGGTTTTCCCGCAGCGCATCACGGAAAACCTGTGCAATATTCTGAAAAAATACCATCCGGTCTGGCTCAATACGCATTTTAACCACCCCAAAGAGATCACGCCCGAAGCCAAGAAGGCCTGTGAAATGCTGGCCAACGCGGGTGTGCCGCTGGGCAACCAGTCCGTGATCCTGGCAGGGATCAACGACTGCCCGTTTACGATGAAAAAACTGATGCAGGACCTCGTGAAAATTCGCGTCCGTCCGTACTATATCTATCAGTGCGACCTCTCCGAAGGGATTGGCCACTTCCGCACACCGGTGAGCAAGGGCATCGAGATTATCGAGCATCTGCGCGGCCATACTTCCGGCTATGCCGTGCCTACCTTTGTGGTAGATGCTCCGCACGGCGGCGGAAAAATCCCGGTGATGCCGAACTATATCGTGTCCCAATCGGCGGATAAAGTGGTGCTCCGCAACTTTGAGGGCGTCATTACGGCTTATCCGGAGCCCAAAGAGTACCACGCCCACGATGAAGAGAATTGCGAATACTGCAAAGCTGCAAAAGGCAAGGCTGTCGGCATCGCTGCCTTGATGAAAGACGAGGCGGATAACCTGGAGCCGGTCGGTTTGCAGCGGAACAAGCGGATCAAAGCGACCAAGGTCAAATCTTTGGCCGACGTGCGAAAAGAGCAACAAGAGAAAAAGAACACCGGAGATGAAAAACAGGCCTCCGGAAAATAA
- a CDS encoding sigma-54 interaction domain-containing protein, which translates to MPMSETVEMLQAILGAIDEGIHVVDANGITIFYNHVAAKLDGLTPDEVLGKPLLEVFPSLDRHSSTLLTVIASGEPIFNKPQAYTNWRGVRVETINTTLPVRVGKRLVGAVEVAKDIGKLKELSEKLLDLQAKISGPKKGKRSQKAAADGLSFHFSDILTQNKQMLQLIDRARKAARTSSPVLIYGETGTGKELFVQSIHQASVRREQPFIAQNCAALPATLLESLLFGTTKGSFTGADDRPGLFELADGGTLFLDELNSMPLDLQAKLLRVLQDGEIRRIGSGRTTRVDVRVIAAVNEPPQTLVSKGVMRTDLYYRINVVSFELPPLRDRREDVDLLTAHFLEKYNARFHMQVSGVSDEVRALFAGYDWPGNVRELEHVIEAAMNMVEGDRIEREHLPLHLLDRMAGMPLSVQGGGEGLAVQTFEAGERPLPEVLRVVEEQLIAQAMQATGGNILRAAKLLGIPRQTLQYKLSQRRADPKDSSQT; encoded by the coding sequence ATGCCAATGTCCGAAACAGTTGAAATGCTGCAGGCGATATTAGGAGCCATTGACGAAGGGATACACGTAGTAGACGCGAATGGGATCACAATTTTTTACAATCACGTCGCGGCGAAGCTGGACGGGCTTACTCCCGATGAGGTCTTGGGCAAACCTCTCTTGGAGGTTTTCCCCTCTCTCGATCGCCACTCCAGCACACTTTTGACCGTCATCGCAAGCGGAGAGCCGATCTTTAACAAGCCGCAAGCGTACACCAACTGGCGGGGCGTCCGCGTGGAGACGATCAATACCACCCTGCCCGTCCGGGTCGGCAAGCGTCTGGTCGGGGCTGTCGAGGTAGCCAAGGACATCGGCAAGCTGAAGGAGCTCTCGGAAAAGCTGCTGGACCTTCAGGCCAAAATCAGCGGACCGAAAAAGGGCAAGCGCAGTCAAAAGGCAGCCGCGGATGGCCTGTCCTTCCACTTTTCCGATATCCTTACACAAAACAAGCAGATGCTCCAGCTGATAGATCGCGCGAGGAAGGCAGCCAGGACCTCGTCGCCCGTCCTCATCTACGGCGAGACGGGTACGGGAAAAGAACTCTTCGTCCAGTCGATTCACCAGGCCTCCGTGCGGAGAGAGCAGCCGTTTATCGCCCAGAACTGTGCGGCCCTGCCCGCCACTTTGCTGGAGAGTCTCCTCTTCGGAACGACCAAAGGCAGCTTTACCGGGGCCGATGATCGCCCGGGCCTGTTTGAGCTGGCCGATGGCGGCACGCTTTTTTTGGATGAATTGAACAGCATGCCGCTCGATCTGCAGGCCAAGCTCCTGCGTGTCCTCCAGGACGGGGAGATCCGGCGAATCGGCAGCGGCCGGACTACGCGGGTGGATGTCAGGGTCATTGCCGCGGTCAATGAGCCGCCGCAGACGCTGGTCAGCAAAGGCGTGATGAGGACGGACCTCTACTACCGGATCAACGTCGTTTCCTTTGAGCTTCCGCCGCTCAGGGACCGGAGAGAGGATGTGGACCTGTTGACCGCTCATTTTTTGGAGAAGTACAATGCCAGGTTTCACATGCAGGTGAGCGGTGTCAGCGATGAGGTAAGGGCGCTGTTTGCCGGGTACGACTGGCCGGGCAATGTGCGTGAGCTGGAGCATGTGATCGAAGCGGCGATGAATATGGTGGAGGGGGATCGCATCGAAAGGGAGCATCTGCCGCTCCATCTGCTGGACAGGATGGCAGGGATGCCGCTTTCGGTGCAAGGCGGAGGTGAGGGACTTGCGGTGCAGACCTTCGAAGCGGGAGAGCGGCCCCTCCCCGAAGTGCTCAGGGTCGTCGAAGAGCAGCTGATCGCCCAGGCGATGCAGGCGACCGGGGGGAATATCCTGCGGGCAGCCAAGCTGCTGGGCATCCCGCGGCAGACTTTGCAATACAAGCTTTCGCAAAGGAGAGCCGACCCCAAGGACTCCTCTCAAACATAA